A region of the Chryseobacterium gotjawalense genome:
TCTTTTGTTTTAGAAAAATAGCAGGAGCAGCCATTGACTTCGGCGGGAAAATCGAATGTTTCGAGCTTGATATGGTTTAAAGTTTCCGGTATATTTACAGAATCATTTACGACCTGTAAAGAGTCGGTAGTTACTTTGTTTTCCGAAATTTTCTCTTCTTTCTTGCAGGAAAACAACATTATTAAAGAAGCGATAATCATCAGTTTTTTCATTCGGTCTATTTTTTATTAAAGTTTATTTATTTTATCCGCGTGATCTTTCCAGCAAAACCATCATTAAAAAAGACAAAACAACCAACGATTCGTCCTGGTCATCGATGTCTTTTAAACGGTCAAGCTGAAATCTTCTTCCAATGAAAGAAGGCATTTTTTTTAATCGGAAATATTCTGTTCCGCCGGCATCTTTTACCGTGTAGGAAGGATTGAGGAAATATCCGGTGAACATGCCGATAATTGGGATTTCGCTCACCAGTCCGTCCATAATTTTCACCCAGGCATTGTCTTCGCTAACAGAGAATTTGAGGTGATCATTGTCATCAAAAATTTCATAATGCGATTTCCAGAAAGAGCGCATTCCTTTTCTGGCGAGCCGGCCGTAATTTTTATGGGTCAAAAGATCGTTGATGGAATAACTGGCATTGAAATCTAACCAGCGGTCGGCCTTTATTCTAAACAGTTCCTGCGATTTGGATTCGTCATTGAAGACGAGAACATCTTCTTTGAGTTTGAACATTTTCTGGCGAACGTAAGCTACATAATTTCCATTTTTATCGGTAATGTTAAAATCACTGGACAAAGTGGTTATTTTAAATTTAAAATCAAGAGGGTAATTCAGATTTTTAAGGACCATTTATTATTTTTTTTAAAGATAATAAAATCTCTGAAACTTGGAACTTCTCTTATTAAACTTTATTTTTGTGAAATGGATTATCCGAGCAAAGTTTTAGCAAAAGCCGTGGATGAAATTTCTGGTTTACCGGGAATTGGTAAAAAGTCAGCCTTGC
Encoded here:
- a CDS encoding LURP-one-related/scramblase family protein, translated to MVLKNLNYPLDFKFKITTLSSDFNITDKNGNYVAYVRQKMFKLKEDVLVFNDESKSQELFRIKADRWLDFNASYSINDLLTHKNYGRLARKGMRSFWKSHYEIFDDNDHLKFSVSEDNAWVKIMDGLVSEIPIIGMFTGYFLNPSYTVKDAGGTEYFRLKKMPSFIGRRFQLDRLKDIDDQDESLVVLSFLMMVLLERSRG